One window of the Solanum stenotomum isolate F172 chromosome 11, ASM1918654v1, whole genome shotgun sequence genome contains the following:
- the LOC125845383 gene encoding uncharacterized protein LOC125845383, whose product MKDQFHELNFREFMDELTKQEQSFFQKKAAENNNEKSYVTEIFGELYFKENNGEYSFIKDFFPPMPKKSSSENNANYKASISQAEFEKINFSEKLPNGDDIVVNYVNDEMQKGKGGKKIK is encoded by the exons atgaaagatcAATTTCATGAATTAAACTTTAGGGAATTTATGGATGAGTTAACAAAGCAAGAACAAagtttttttcagaaaaaagcAGCTGAGAATAATAATGAGAAATCATATGTTACTGAAATTTTTGGTGAgctttattttaaagaaaataatggtgAGTACTCATTCATAAAAGACTTTTTTCCTCCAATGCCAAAAAAAAGTTCTAGTGAAAATAATGCTAATTATAAAGCATCTATTTCTCAAGCtgaatttgagaaaattaaTTTCAGTGAGAAGCTACCAAATGGTGATGATATTGTTGTCAATTATGTGAATGATGAGATGCAAAAAG GTAAaggaggaaaaaaaatcaaatga
- the LOC125845387 gene encoding probable small nuclear ribonucleoprotein G: protein MSRSGQPPDLKKYMDKQLQIKLNANRLVTGTLRGFDQFMNLVIDNTVEINGNDKNEIGMVVIRGNSVVTIEALEPVARPQQ, encoded by the exons ATGAGCAGGTCTGGTCAACCTCCGGATCTCAAAAA GTATATGGACAAGCAGCTTCAAA TCAAGTTGAATGCAAACCGCTTAGTCACTGGAACTCTTCGTGGGTTTGATCAGTTCATGAATTTGGTCATTGACAACACAGTGGAAATTAATGGCAATGATAAGAATGAAATTGGCATGGTG gTAATTCGCGGTAATAGCGTGGTGACAATTGAAGCGTTGGAGCCGGTCGCTAGACCACAGCAGTAG